In Neisseria dentiae, one DNA window encodes the following:
- a CDS encoding RDD family protein, producing the protein MDTLNSHPAPAGEEIVEVDIATAGSRIAAYLLNVVFTVLVFVPFFYSIVLPLMEHWDEQNPEFLDQIAWNGPLVAGSLLLLLVYAAAQMWLMARDGQSFGKRIMKIRVLKSNGENPGFWGTVMLREILFNVIVSIASMIAGYLITLVVQGSPETAELIGNALSQLLWVVCLVMLFNKTKNRRTLQDMLADTVVVKLPER; encoded by the coding sequence ATGGACACACTCAATTCCCACCCCGCACCCGCCGGCGAAGAAATCGTGGAGGTGGATATTGCCACGGCGGGCAGCAGAATCGCGGCCTATCTTTTGAATGTGGTGTTTACCGTGCTGGTTTTTGTTCCGTTTTTTTACAGCATTGTGCTGCCCCTAATGGAGCATTGGGATGAGCAGAACCCCGAATTTTTGGATCAAATCGCGTGGAACGGCCCTTTGGTGGCGGGCAGCTTGCTGCTGTTGCTGGTTTATGCAGCCGCACAAATGTGGCTGATGGCGCGGGACGGGCAGTCTTTCGGCAAAAGAATCATGAAAATCAGAGTGTTGAAAAGCAACGGTGAAAACCCCGGCTTTTGGGGCACGGTGATGCTGCGCGAGATTTTGTTTAACGTTATCGTGAGCATTGCTTCGATGATTGCGGGTTATCTGATTACGCTCGTGGTGCAAGGCAGCCCTGAAACGGCCGAATTGATTGGGAATGCGTTATCACAGCTGTTGTGGGTGGTGTGTTTGGTGATGTTGTTTAACAAAACGAAAAACCGCCGCACTTTGCAGGATATGCTGGCTGATACGGTGGTGGTTAAACTGCCGGAAAGATAA
- a CDS encoding Abi family protein: MYEPIKPWRDFADQVALLESRGLRIDDRERAEKYLRRIGYYRLSGYFHVFRQWDETNQKLLDDFIESSHFESVLSLYLFDKKLRFLALDALERIEMAVRVDIVHTLGKYDPMAHKNPDCLHGNFTKKKNKSTDKTEHEMWLERFAELEKRAEKKNNPLVIHNMQKYGCLPIWAAGCLWDFGTMSWLYGGMKYQDKNQIAQKYGAVNGDIFAQWLDSLNDIRNIAAHHDRLWNINIHRSSAPITKDGYWKRVDSKRPFFYFCIMQSMLKVLCPGSLWADRFDRLLEEFPGNVPSRNISLNRFGLIENYKEWHLWQK, encoded by the coding sequence ATGTATGAACCGATAAAACCGTGGCGGGATTTTGCCGACCAAGTCGCATTGCTGGAAAGCAGGGGGTTGCGAATTGACGATAGGGAGCGTGCGGAAAAATATCTGCGCCGTATCGGGTATTATCGTTTGAGCGGCTATTTTCATGTTTTCCGACAATGGGATGAAACAAACCAAAAATTACTGGACGATTTTATCGAAAGCAGTCATTTTGAGAGCGTATTGTCGCTATATCTTTTTGATAAAAAACTGCGTTTTTTAGCTTTGGATGCGCTTGAGCGTATTGAAATGGCTGTGCGGGTAGATATTGTGCATACCTTGGGTAAATACGATCCTATGGCGCATAAAAATCCTGATTGCCTGCATGGAAATTTTACGAAGAAAAAGAATAAATCAACCGATAAAACAGAGCATGAAATGTGGCTGGAGCGTTTTGCCGAATTGGAAAAGCGGGCGGAGAAAAAGAATAATCCGTTGGTTATTCATAATATGCAAAAGTATGGTTGCTTGCCGATTTGGGCTGCCGGCTGTTTGTGGGATTTCGGTACCATGTCTTGGCTTTACGGGGGTATGAAATATCAGGATAAAAATCAAATAGCGCAAAAATATGGTGCGGTAAACGGGGATATTTTTGCACAATGGTTAGACAGTCTGAACGATATACGAAATATTGCGGCACATCATGACCGCCTATGGAACATCAATATTCATCGTTCTTCCGCACCGATTACAAAGGATGGCTATTGGAAACGTGTCGACAGTAAACGCCCGTTTTTTTATTTCTGCATTATGCAATCGATGCTGAAAGTGCTATGCCCCGGTTCTCTATGGGCAGATAGATTTGACAGACTGTTGGAGGAGTTTCCCGGAAACGTTCCGAGCAGAAATATCAGTTTGAACAGATTCGGCTTGATTGAAAACTATAAGGAATGGCACTTATGGCAAAAATAA
- the rsmH gene encoding 16S rRNA (cytosine(1402)-N(4))-methyltransferase RsmH: MSGAETLQHITVLLHEAVDALAVRENGVYVDGTFGRGGHSRLILSKLGSEGRLVVFDKDPQAIAVANELAAQDKRVSVVHNGFATFQTALDGLGIGQIDGALFDLGISSPQIDEAARGFSFRFDAPLDMRMDPTRGISAAEWLASAAEQEIHEVIKNYGEERFSRQIARAVVSQRETAPIDTTRKLAQLVAQNVRSRERGQDPATRTFQAVRIFINRELEEIEAVLPQAAGRLKEGGRLAVIAFHSLEDRIVKQFIKRYSQHPPLPRWAAVKEADLPQPPLKPVGKAVKPDGEETAANPRARSAVLRVAERTGGSFEAC, translated from the coding sequence GTGAGCGGTGCCGAAACTTTGCAGCACATCACCGTGCTGCTGCACGAGGCGGTGGATGCGCTGGCCGTGCGGGAAAACGGTGTTTATGTGGACGGCACATTCGGCAGGGGAGGGCATTCCCGCCTGATTCTGTCGAAACTGGGCAGCGAAGGCCGCTTGGTGGTGTTCGACAAAGACCCGCAGGCCATTGCCGTTGCCAACGAATTGGCGGCGCAAGACAAGCGCGTGAGCGTGGTGCATAACGGCTTCGCTACTTTTCAGACGGCCTTAGACGGGCTGGGTATCGGCCAAATAGACGGCGCCTTGTTTGATTTGGGCATTTCGTCGCCGCAGATCGACGAAGCGGCGCGCGGATTCAGCTTCCGTTTCGATGCTCCGCTGGATATGCGCATGGACCCTACGCGCGGCATTTCGGCGGCCGAATGGCTGGCAAGCGCCGCCGAGCAGGAAATACACGAGGTAATCAAAAATTATGGTGAAGAGCGGTTTAGTCGCCAGATTGCGCGCGCTGTCGTTTCGCAGCGCGAAACGGCGCCCATCGATACAACCCGCAAGCTGGCGCAGCTCGTGGCGCAAAACGTCCGTAGCCGCGAGCGCGGACAAGACCCGGCGACCCGGACGTTTCAGGCCGTTCGCATCTTCATCAACCGTGAGCTTGAAGAAATAGAAGCCGTGCTGCCGCAGGCGGCGGGTCGCCTGAAAGAAGGTGGCAGGCTGGCGGTGATTGCCTTCCACTCGCTGGAAGACCGCATCGTAAAACAGTTTATCAAGCGTTATTCGCAGCATCCGCCCTTGCCCCGCTGGGCGGCGGTGAAAGAAGCCGATTTGCCGCAGCCGCCGTTAAAGCCGGTGGGCAAGGCCGTTAAGCCGGACGGAGAGGAAACCGCTGCCAACCCGCGCGCACGTTCGGCCGTATTGCGTGTTGCCGAGCGCACCGGCGGCAGTTTTGAAGCATGTTAA
- a CDS encoding UDP-N-acetylmuramoyl-L-alanyl-D-glutamate--2,6-diaminopimelate ligase produces MFSERVPPAETDLPPLLCESAAGRLLHSDSRKIQPGDIFVACQGEYTDGRSFIPAAIANGAAFVFWDDDGSFAWQPEWSVPNQGIKDLKHRAGILAAEVYGNVSNNHANGPAVWGVTGTNGKTSVTQWLAQAADLLEGRPKSCAVIGTVGNGFWGELVEATHTTPDPVSVQTLLHRFKQQGARAVAMEVSSHGLDQARVNGVPFQTAVFTNLTRDHLDYHGSMEAYGEIKSRLFYWQGLQHAVINADDGYGAELAGRLKTERPGLAVYRYGFAEDADIRITGFSATSGGMTVMLDTPWGAGKCQTRLLGCFNAQNLAACVGVLCAAGYPLQPVLNALARIRPATGRMDCIMNPGKPLVVVDYAHTPDALEKALATLQEIKPQGASLWCVFGCGGNRDKGKRPLMGAAAVAGADKVVVTSDNPRMEEPQAIIDDILPAVPNPEHIEADRRAAIEYAVKHAAADDIILIAGKGHETYQDVQGEKHHFSDFEEAEKALAQR; encoded by the coding sequence ATGTTCAGCGAACGAGTTCCCCCTGCTGAAACCGACCTGCCGCCCCTGCTGTGCGAAAGCGCAGCAGGGCGTTTGCTGCATTCGGACAGCCGGAAAATCCAGCCCGGCGACATCTTCGTCGCCTGCCAGGGCGAATACACCGACGGGCGCAGCTTCATTCCTGCCGCCATTGCCAACGGCGCCGCCTTCGTGTTTTGGGACGACGACGGCAGTTTTGCCTGGCAGCCCGAATGGAGCGTGCCCAACCAAGGCATCAAAGATTTGAAACACCGCGCCGGCATACTGGCCGCCGAAGTGTACGGCAACGTTTCAAACAATCATGCAAACGGCCCCGCCGTTTGGGGCGTTACCGGCACCAACGGCAAAACCTCGGTAACCCAATGGCTCGCACAAGCCGCCGACCTGCTCGAAGGCCGCCCGAAAAGCTGTGCCGTTATCGGCACCGTCGGCAACGGCTTTTGGGGCGAGTTGGTAGAAGCCACCCACACCACGCCCGACCCCGTTTCCGTGCAAACCCTGCTCCACCGCTTCAAACAGCAAGGCGCGCGCGCCGTGGCGATGGAAGTGTCCAGCCACGGCCTCGACCAAGCACGCGTTAACGGCGTGCCCTTTCAGACGGCCGTGTTCACCAACCTCACCCGCGACCACCTCGACTACCACGGCAGCATGGAAGCCTACGGCGAAATCAAATCGCGCCTGTTTTACTGGCAGGGCCTGCAACACGCCGTGATTAATGCCGACGACGGATACGGCGCCGAACTGGCAGGCCGTCTGAAAACCGAACGCCCCGGCCTGGCCGTTTACCGCTACGGTTTTGCCGAAGATGCCGACATCCGCATTACCGGCTTTAGCGCCACATCCGGCGGCATGACGGTTATGCTTGACACCCCGTGGGGCGCGGGCAAATGCCAAACCCGCCTGCTCGGCTGCTTCAACGCCCAAAACCTCGCCGCCTGCGTGGGCGTGTTGTGCGCCGCAGGCTACCCGCTGCAACCGGTATTAAACGCACTCGCCCGCATCCGCCCCGCCACCGGCCGCATGGACTGCATCATGAACCCCGGCAAACCGCTGGTGGTGGTCGATTACGCCCACACGCCGGACGCCCTCGAAAAAGCGCTCGCCACCTTGCAGGAAATCAAACCGCAAGGCGCGAGCCTTTGGTGCGTGTTCGGCTGCGGCGGCAACCGCGACAAAGGCAAACGCCCGCTGATGGGTGCCGCCGCCGTTGCGGGCGCCGACAAAGTGGTGGTTACCAGCGACAACCCGCGCATGGAAGAGCCGCAGGCCATTATCGACGACATCCTTCCCGCCGTGCCTAACCCCGAACACATCGAAGCCGACCGCCGCGCCGCTATTGAATATGCGGTTAAACACGCCGCGGCAGACGATATCATTCTGATTGCCGGCAAAGGCCACGAAACTTATCAGGACGTGCAGGGCGAGAAGCATCATTTTTCCGATTTCGAAGAAGCGGAAAAAGCGCTGGCGCAAAGATGA
- the ftsL gene encoding cell division protein FtsL encodes MNKLNVILLVVALLSGLAVVTVQDQSRQYYISLDKAEKHEVQLEQDYARLKLEQAKLSNHTLIKEAAERQRLQPPSASDTRMIEMK; translated from the coding sequence ATGAATAAATTAAACGTTATTTTATTGGTAGTGGCATTGTTGTCGGGCTTGGCGGTGGTAACCGTGCAAGACCAGTCGCGCCAATACTATATTTCGCTGGATAAGGCCGAAAAGCACGAAGTCCAGCTTGAGCAGGATTATGCGCGTTTGAAGCTCGAACAGGCCAAGCTGTCGAACCATACACTAATTAAAGAAGCGGCGGAGCGGCAAAGGCTGCAACCCCCGAGCGCATCAGATACACGCATGATTGAAATGAAATAA
- a CDS encoding M23 family metallopeptidase encodes MISKPAKRLVCFATVSVFLWGCQATRPNQELAELRAQPAPAEQSLINPVKGQKFADTWGAARSGGRRHEGVDIFADKGTPVRSTTDGIVTKRGKNRLGGKVIGIQGPGAWHYYAHLKKFAGAKLYDRVKAGEVIGYVGKTGNAKKTPAHLHYGVYTTHGGAVNPYPLIDQER; translated from the coding sequence GTGATATCGAAACCCGCCAAGCGGCTGGTGTGCTTTGCCACCGTTTCCGTTTTTTTATGGGGCTGCCAAGCCACGCGGCCGAACCAAGAGCTGGCCGAACTCAGGGCGCAGCCCGCCCCCGCAGAACAAAGCCTGATTAACCCCGTGAAAGGGCAGAAATTCGCCGACACATGGGGCGCGGCCCGCAGCGGCGGCCGCCGGCACGAAGGCGTGGATATTTTCGCCGACAAAGGCACGCCCGTTCGCAGCACCACCGACGGCATCGTTACCAAACGCGGCAAAAACAGACTGGGCGGCAAAGTGATCGGCATACAAGGCCCCGGCGCATGGCACTATTACGCCCACCTGAAAAAATTCGCCGGCGCGAAGTTATACGACAGGGTGAAGGCCGGCGAGGTTATCGGCTATGTGGGCAAAACCGGCAACGCCAAAAAAACACCGGCGCACCTGCACTACGGCGTTTATACCACCCACGGCGGCGCGGTGAATCCTTATCCGTTGATTGATCAGGAGAGATGA
- a CDS encoding class I SAM-dependent methyltransferase: MTAQLPAPSAAAATSSEALQSLIAADIRGRGGWIPFSRFMELALYAPRYGYYTGGAHKIGAAGDFVTAPALTPLFGRTLANQLAPLLPQTDGNIYEFGAGTGELAADLLQSLSDGLKNYYIIEISSELAERQRDRICKQVPEAAGKVIHLAELPDTFDGIVIGNEVLDAMPCELIRREHGQFWQIGVALEHNAFVQAPRLLEQAGLLASAAACFPPDEPYTSELHPAQHAFIRTLAGKLVRGGMIFIDYGFDAAQYYHPQRHAGTLIGHYRHHTVHDPFFHIGLTDLTAHVNFTDIAQAGTDGGLDLIGYTTQANFLLNLGITGLLAQTAKPGTPAYIRETAALHKLLGQHEMGELFKVMAFGRGVEVDWQGFISGDICHKL; this comes from the coding sequence ATGACTGCGCAATTACCCGCCCCTTCTGCCGCCGCCGCAACATCCTCCGAAGCCTTGCAAAGCCTGATTGCGGCAGACATCCGCGGGCGCGGCGGCTGGATTCCGTTTTCCCGCTTCATGGAGCTGGCGCTCTATGCCCCCCGATACGGCTACTACACCGGCGGCGCACACAAAATCGGGGCGGCGGGCGATTTTGTTACCGCCCCCGCCCTCACCCCCTTGTTCGGCCGCACACTCGCCAACCAACTTGCCCCGCTGCTGCCGCAAACCGACGGCAACATCTATGAATTCGGCGCCGGCACAGGCGAATTGGCCGCCGATTTGCTGCAATCGCTTTCAGACGGCCTCAAGAATTACTACATCATTGAAATATCAAGCGAACTGGCCGAACGCCAGCGTGATCGCATCTGCAAACAAGTGCCGGAAGCGGCCGGGAAAGTTATCCACTTAGCCGAATTGCCCGACACTTTCGACGGCATCGTCATCGGTAACGAAGTGCTCGATGCCATGCCCTGCGAGCTTATCCGACGCGAACACGGGCAGTTTTGGCAAATCGGTGTGGCATTGGAGCATAATGCTTTCGTCCAAGCCCCGCGCCTGCTCGAACAAGCCGGCTTGCTGGCAAGCGCCGCCGCCTGCTTTCCGCCCGACGAGCCGTACACCAGCGAGCTGCACCCCGCCCAACACGCCTTTATCCGCACGCTGGCGGGCAAACTCGTGCGTGGCGGCATGATTTTTATCGACTACGGCTTCGATGCCGCCCAGTATTACCACCCACAGCGGCACGCGGGCACCTTAATCGGGCACTACCGCCACCACACCGTACACGATCCGTTTTTCCACATCGGCCTCACCGATCTGACCGCCCATGTCAACTTCACCGATATTGCCCAAGCCGGCACCGACGGCGGCTTGGATTTAATCGGCTACACCACCCAGGCCAATTTCTTGCTCAACCTCGGCATCACCGGCCTGCTGGCACAAACCGCCAAACCCGGAACACCCGCCTATATCCGCGAAACCGCCGCCCTGCACAAACTGTTGGGCCAACACGAAATGGGCGAACTGTTTAAAGTGATGGCGTTCGGGCGCGGCGTAGAAGTGGATTGGCAGGGCTTTATATCGGGCGACATCTGTCACAAACTTTAG
- the asd gene encoding aspartate-semialdehyde dehydrogenase, with protein MKVGFVGWRGMVGSVLMQRMQEENDFAHIPEAVFFTTSNVGGAAPDFGQAAKTLLDANDTAELAKMDIIVTCQGGDYTKAVFKPLRDSGWNGYWIDAASSLRMNDDAVIILDPVNRNVIGQALQNGVKNYIGGNCTVSLMLMALGGLFQNDLVEWATSMTYQAASGAGAKNMRELIEGMGAIHNEVKAEIADPAGAILDIDRKVSDFLRSDAFPSANFGVPLAGSLIPWIDADLGNGQSKEEWKGGVETNKILGRSANPTVIDGLCVRVGAMRCHSQAITLKLKKDLPVAEIEKLLAEANDWVKVIPNEKEASIHELTPAKVTGTLSVPVGRIRKLGMGGEYISAFTVGDQLLWGAAEPLRRMLRIVLGNLDS; from the coding sequence ATGAAAGTAGGATTCGTCGGCTGGCGCGGCATGGTCGGTTCGGTTTTGATGCAGCGCATGCAGGAAGAAAACGACTTCGCCCATATTCCCGAAGCCGTATTCTTCACCACCTCTAACGTAGGCGGCGCCGCTCCCGACTTCGGCCAAGCCGCCAAAACCCTGTTGGATGCCAACGATACCGCCGAGCTGGCGAAAATGGACATCATCGTTACCTGCCAGGGCGGTGATTACACCAAAGCCGTATTCAAACCGCTGCGTGATTCCGGCTGGAACGGCTATTGGATTGATGCGGCTTCTTCGCTGCGCATGAACGACGATGCGGTGATTATTCTCGACCCCGTCAACCGCAACGTTATCGGCCAAGCCCTGCAAAACGGTGTGAAAAACTACATCGGCGGCAACTGCACCGTATCGCTGATGCTGATGGCTTTGGGCGGCCTGTTCCAAAACGACTTGGTGGAATGGGCAACCAGCATGACCTACCAAGCCGCTTCGGGCGCGGGTGCCAAAAATATGCGCGAACTGATCGAAGGCATGGGTGCGATTCACAACGAAGTCAAAGCCGAAATCGCCGACCCCGCCGGCGCGATTTTGGATATCGACCGCAAAGTGTCCGATTTTCTGCGCAGCGATGCTTTCCCCTCCGCCAACTTCGGCGTGCCGCTGGCCGGCAGCCTGATTCCGTGGATTGATGCCGACTTGGGCAACGGCCAATCGAAAGAAGAATGGAAAGGCGGCGTGGAAACCAACAAAATCCTCGGCCGCAGCGCCAACCCCACCGTTATCGACGGCCTGTGCGTGCGCGTGGGCGCGATGCGCTGCCACAGCCAAGCCATCACGCTGAAGCTGAAAAAAGATTTGCCGGTGGCCGAAATCGAAAAACTGCTGGCCGAAGCCAACGATTGGGTGAAAGTTATCCCCAACGAAAAAGAAGCCAGCATCCACGAGCTGACCCCCGCCAAAGTAACCGGCACATTAAGCGTACCCGTGGGCCGCATCCGCAAACTGGGCATGGGCGGCGAATACATCAGCGCATTTACCGTTGGCGACCAGCTTCTTTGGGGGGCCGCCGAGCCGCTGCGCCGTATGCTGCGGATTGTGTTGGGCAATTTGGATTCGTAA
- a CDS encoding peptidase has translation MMDTKKLVKASNIIGVVSIVLLVYWVFAFILIQVFGLKVFREHITEIFGLSILGVVALMAGALMLNIMLNLTRIAERGEEVSVKSGKKWLYACLLVFPLLAALLFGGNYLTAQQKQQLLIESAQRLIQNHPKQTEAVTAYRFGLPYIRNTAGHLELLEKQDSAFNSVTVIVPDNIGGTPVYLNFGSNIPKEGAAETAAAAVADNGRQEDAVTYRTAEGKQETLRKADYLHRADLREREYLQKVFQNQSDEIRFVSDNGRYELFYPYRKNGRTLAVFRLSDYQYYGKLGS, from the coding sequence ATGATGGATACAAAAAAACTCGTGAAAGCCAGCAACATCATCGGTGTGGTGTCGATAGTGCTGCTGGTGTATTGGGTATTTGCCTTTATCCTGATTCAAGTGTTCGGGTTGAAAGTATTCCGCGAACACATCACCGAAATCTTCGGCTTGAGCATTTTGGGCGTGGTGGCGTTGATGGCGGGGGCGTTGATGCTGAACATTATGCTGAACCTGACCCGTATCGCCGAACGCGGCGAAGAGGTGTCGGTTAAGAGCGGCAAAAAATGGCTCTACGCCTGCCTGCTGGTTTTCCCGCTGCTGGCCGCGCTGCTCTTCGGCGGCAATTACCTGACCGCCCAACAGAAGCAGCAGCTTTTGATTGAGTCGGCGCAGCGGCTGATACAAAACCACCCGAAGCAAACCGAAGCCGTTACCGCCTACCGCTTCGGGCTGCCCTATATACGCAACACCGCCGGCCATTTGGAATTGCTGGAAAAACAAGACAGCGCATTTAACAGCGTAACCGTTATCGTGCCCGACAACATCGGCGGCACGCCGGTTTATCTGAATTTCGGCAGCAATATCCCGAAAGAAGGAGCTGCCGAAACAGCGGCTGCCGCGGTTGCAGATAACGGCAGGCAGGAAGACGCCGTAACCTACCGCACCGCCGAGGGCAAACAGGAAACCCTGCGCAAAGCCGACTACCTGCACCGCGCCGACTTGCGCGAGCGGGAATACCTGCAAAAAGTGTTTCAAAACCAATCGGATGAAATCCGCTTTGTGTCGGATAACGGCAGATACGAGTTGTTTTACCCCTATCGTAAAAACGGCCGCACCCTGGCAGTATTCCGCCTTTCCGATTACCAGTATTACGGCAAGTTAGGCAGCTAG
- the mraZ gene encoding division/cell wall cluster transcriptional repressor MraZ, which yields MFGGVHELSIDSKGRLAIPAKFRELLLRHYTPAVVATLDSRSRLLIYPEAEWEGVARQLLALKTAGNPTLQRYQNLLLHNADTLELDTAGRVLLPANLRRRVDFDKEVTLVGRANRLELWGREHWEAEMDQALDIDPDELASELSQTDLQL from the coding sequence GTGTTTGGCGGCGTTCACGAGTTGAGCATAGACAGCAAAGGGCGGTTGGCGATTCCTGCCAAGTTCCGCGAACTGCTGTTGCGCCATTACACACCGGCCGTTGTGGCAACGCTGGATTCGCGCAGCCGCCTGCTGATTTATCCCGAAGCCGAATGGGAAGGCGTGGCCAGGCAGCTGCTGGCGTTGAAAACGGCAGGCAATCCTACGCTGCAACGCTACCAAAACCTGTTGCTGCACAATGCCGACACACTGGAGCTGGATACGGCCGGGCGCGTGTTGCTGCCCGCCAACCTGCGCCGCCGCGTGGATTTCGATAAGGAAGTCACGCTGGTGGGGCGTGCCAACCGCTTGGAGCTGTGGGGACGCGAGCATTGGGAGGCTGAAATGGATCAGGCCTTGGATATCGATCCCGACGAGTTGGCTTCCGAATTGAGCCAAACGGATTTGCAACTGTGA
- a CDS encoding peptidoglycan D,D-transpeptidase FtsI family protein: MLIKNEYKPQMLPKQPKAKKPVSTNGRIAFVLGGLALAFAALVGRGVYLQTTQHEFLKNQGDQRFVRTVALPASRGTITDRNGATLALSAPTESLYAVPSGMDIQPTAEQLERLSALIGVPVATIEERLAKKDKDFIYLKRQLNKETADKVAALGIKGLAFQQETKRHYPMGNLFAHVIGFTNIDGKGQEGLELAREDDLRGENGAKVVLRDNKGNIVDSLDSPRNRDPQNGRDIVMSLDQRIQALAYDELNKAIAHHRAKAGSAVVLDAQTGEILALVNSPAYDPNNPGGADSEQRRNRAVTDMIEPGSAMKPFPIAKALDEGKASVNSRFNTLPFKIGPATVRDTHVYPSLDVRGIMQKSSNVGTSKLSAMFKPEEMHAFYQSLGIGRRMHSGFPGETPGMLRKWQNWKPIEQATMSFGYGLQMSLLQLARAYTVITSDGELLPVSFEKQEAPPKGEQIIKPETARAVREIMISVTEKGGTGTMGAVDGFDVGAKTGTARKLVNGRYASDKHVATFIGFAPAEKPRVIVAVSVDEPSANGYYGGVVAGPVFKGIMSGSLNILGVSPTKPLKETPTIQTAKR; encoded by the coding sequence ATGTTGATTAAAAACGAATATAAGCCTCAGATGCTGCCCAAGCAGCCCAAAGCCAAGAAACCCGTTTCTACCAACGGGCGGATTGCCTTTGTGCTCGGCGGTTTGGCTTTGGCGTTTGCCGCGCTGGTGGGGCGGGGGGTTTACCTGCAAACCACGCAGCATGAATTTCTGAAAAACCAGGGCGACCAGCGCTTCGTGCGCACGGTGGCGCTGCCCGCTTCGCGCGGCACGATTACCGACCGCAACGGCGCCACGCTGGCCTTGAGTGCCCCTACCGAATCACTGTATGCCGTGCCTTCCGGCATGGATATCCAGCCGACGGCCGAACAGCTTGAACGGCTTTCGGCGCTTATCGGCGTGCCCGTTGCCACCATCGAAGAGCGTTTGGCGAAAAAAGACAAAGATTTTATCTATCTGAAACGCCAGTTGAATAAAGAAACCGCCGATAAAGTGGCGGCCTTGGGCATCAAAGGCTTGGCGTTCCAGCAGGAAACCAAACGCCACTACCCGATGGGCAACCTGTTTGCACACGTTATCGGCTTCACCAATATCGACGGCAAAGGCCAGGAAGGGCTGGAGCTGGCGCGTGAAGACGATTTGCGCGGCGAAAACGGTGCAAAAGTGGTGCTGCGCGACAACAAAGGCAATATCGTCGACAGTCTCGATTCCCCCCGCAACCGCGATCCGCAAAACGGCCGCGATATAGTGATGTCGCTCGACCAACGCATTCAGGCGCTGGCTTATGACGAGCTGAACAAAGCCATTGCCCACCACCGCGCCAAAGCCGGCAGCGCCGTTGTGCTCGATGCGCAAACCGGCGAGATTCTGGCGCTGGTAAACAGCCCCGCCTACGATCCCAACAATCCCGGCGGAGCCGACAGCGAGCAGCGCCGCAACCGGGCCGTTACCGATATGATCGAGCCGGGTTCGGCCATGAAGCCGTTTCCGATTGCCAAGGCATTGGACGAAGGCAAAGCCAGCGTGAATTCGCGCTTCAACACCCTGCCGTTCAAAATCGGCCCCGCCACCGTGCGCGACACCCATGTTTACCCTTCGCTCGACGTGCGCGGCATCATGCAGAAATCGTCTAACGTGGGCACCAGTAAGCTGTCGGCCATGTTCAAGCCCGAAGAAATGCACGCGTTTTACCAAAGCCTGGGCATAGGCCGCCGAATGCACTCCGGCTTTCCCGGCGAAACACCGGGCATGCTGCGCAAATGGCAGAACTGGAAACCCATCGAACAGGCCACCATGTCGTTCGGTTACGGCCTGCAAATGAGCCTGCTGCAACTGGCACGCGCCTATACCGTGATTACCAGCGACGGCGAACTGCTGCCCGTAAGCTTCGAAAAACAGGAAGCCCCGCCCAAAGGCGAGCAGATTATCAAGCCCGAAACTGCCCGCGCCGTACGTGAAATCATGATTTCCGTTACCGAAAAAGGCGGCACCGGCACCATGGGCGCGGTTGACGGCTTCGATGTCGGTGCCAAAACCGGCACGGCCCGCAAACTGGTCAACGGCCGTTATGCCAGCGACAAACACGTTGCCACCTTCATCGGCTTTGCGCCTGCCGAGAAACCGCGCGTGATTGTGGCCGTTTCGGTGGACGAACCCTCCGCCAACGGTTACTACGGCGGCGTGGTTGCCGGCCCCGTGTTCAAAGGCATCATGAGCGGCAGCCTGAATATTCTCGGCGTGTCGCCCACCAAACCTCTGAAGGAAACCCCCACCATTCAGACGGCCAAACGATAA